A stretch of DNA from Leptospira wolffii serovar Khorat str. Khorat-H2:
GAGTGATTTCCGGACTACGAATTTCAACCGACACGTCTTTGCCGGAGAGAAAGATATGATTCTCCCCTTTTTCGGAAAATTCGCAACGGATTTCTGCCCCTTGCGTCAGAGACGGCCAATCTTGTTTTTGCAACCATTCCGAAAAGGAAGAATGAGAAGATGCGTTTTGGTATATTCCATAAATGTGAAGAGTTAAGGCTCTGTAGAATGCGCCCGAGTCCAAGTATTCGAATCCGAGTTTCTTGGAGATCTCTCTTGCGACCGTACTCTTTCCGGTTCCGGCGGGTCCGTCTAAAGCGATTACGTTCGGATTCATCCTGCGATCCCTTCCAAAAGAGATTCGAAACCCGGAAAGGAAGTCTCTATCCAAGAGGTTTCATCCAAGGAAAGAGGAAGTCCGGAAACGGCTCTTAGAATCATGAAGCTCATCGCAATCCTATGATCCATTTTTGTGAGGATCTTTCCGCCTTTACCGGAAAGCCAGGCCCCGGCCTCGGAAGAAATCCCGTTAGAACCTTGTTCCGGAATTTCATACCCGTCGGCATATTCGTGTACAAGGATCCCGAGACTTCTGAGGTTTTCCACCATGGCGAGAATCCGATCCGATTCCTTGGCTCGGAGTTCCTCCGCATTTCGAATGGAGAACCCTCCTTGGGAGAATAGACCCGCAATCGTAAGAATGGGAATCTCGTCTATGAGAGAAGGAATCCATTCCTCGGGTATTTCAGAAAAACGTAAATTAGAAGACACCGCTTCCAGATCCCCTACGGGTTCTCCACATTCTATACGTCGGTTATGAACGACGATTTTTCCGCCCATAGCTTCCAGGGCTTTTAGGATTCCGATCCTGGAAGGATTGAGGCCAACATTCTTCACAAGAATCGAACCTTCTTTCAAAAGAACTCCCAGCACTAAAAAGAAAGCCGCTGAGGAAATATCTCCCGGAACCTGGAAATCCCGGGCTTCGAAAATATAAGGAGGTTCTATCTTAAAGTGAAGCGGATTCTTGTATTCGATTTTGTTCCCTAGAAAGCGAAACATATTCTCCGTATGGTCTCTGGAAAGAATGTCTTCTTCGTATTCCAAGGAGGTTTCGGAAGCCATCGCAGCGAGCATGAGACAGGACTTCACCTGGGCGGAAGCGATGGGACTCTTGTAAACGAAAGGAGAAAGTTTTTTACCTTCGATTTCCAAAGGAGCCTTATCTTCTTTTCCTTGGATGGAAGCTCCCATTGCGGTTAAAGGTTTTATAATACGAGACATGGGACGCTTTTGGAGAGAATGGTCCCCGGTAAGTCTGGCCTTGATTCCGGACAACCCGCACAAAAGCCCTGCGGAGAGACGAATCCCAGTGCCTGCATTTCCGAAATCCAATTCTTTTTGCGGAGAATGTAAGCCCGATTTTCCGGGACTCGTAAAAATATATTCCTTCGAACCGATCTTCTTGGTCTGCAAACCGAGCAGGGAAAACGCCTTCATGGTATTGATGGGATCTTCCGCTTCCAAAAATCCGGTTACCCTGGTGCGACCCTTGGCAAGAACGGAGAATAAGACGGAACGGTGGGAGAGAGATTTATCGCCGGGGACTTCGATCTCCCGGCCGGAAGTTCTAAGGATTCTTGGAATCATTTCTTTTCTTTAAAATGGAATCCCGGTCTTTTCGGGATCTTTCCATGAAGGATTCCCAATGTGCCGGGTCCAGCGGCTTTTTAGGATCCAATTCGGAAAGGAGTACATCCAATCTATTCCGATAGTCGGTAAGCGCATTGAAAATCTCCTCTTGGTTGGAGGAAAAAATCGCGGACCACATCTTAGGATTGGAGCCTGCAATTCGGGTCATGTCCCGGAATCCGCCTCCGGTTAGAGCCACGGGAGAACCGTCGGTGAATTTTCGAACGCATTCGTTTTCCCAGACCCAATTGGTCATAAGAGAAGAGATCAAATGAGGAACATGAGAAACATAGGAAAGAATACGGTCATGATCCTCGGCGGGAATTTCCGTCGTCCACATCCCTAAGAATTTCCAGAAATCCTCCACTCTGGCATATGCGGTGGAAGAGGCTCCCTTGGGTCTGGTCAAAATACAAAGACGGTTTTCGTAAAGATCGGGGTTTGCGAATTCCAATCCGGATTCTTCCGAGCCGCACATTGGGTGAGAGGAAATATAATGATGGCCTTCTCCTAGGACGGATTCCACTGCTCTTACGATTTCGAGTTTGGTGGACCCCATATCCGTAAGAAGTCCCTGAAAATGGGATGGCAGTTCCCGGATCAGATCCACGGTTTTATCCACGGGTACGCCGAATACCACTAGATCGTAGGATTCCAGTTTTTGGGAGGCACGGAATTCTTCCGCAGTGAAGATCTGATCCGCAGATCCCAACTGGATACCCTTCTCCTTACTGGAAGGAGATCCAACGACTCCCACCACTTCCGTATCCGGAGATTTTTTCTTGAGAGCCAAAGACAAGGAGGCTCCCATCATCCCCAGACCGTAAATCAGTACGCGACGAAATTCCAGTCTCACGGATTCGCGGGAGAGATCGGATACGATCCCAAGATCCTCAGATAGATTGTGTTTTCCTTCAGGGTGTTTAGGACATCCTCGATAATCGGATCCTTTTTGTGACCGTGAAAATCGATGAAGAAATTATACTCCCAGGAAGTTCTGCGAGTCGGCCTGGATTCCACCTTGGTTAAGTTGATCTCCTTGTCGAAGAAAGGCTTTAGAACTTTATAAAGTGATCCAGGCTTATCCGGAATGGAGAAAACCACCGACGTCTTATCGTTTCCGGTAGGAGGGCACTGGTTTTTACCGATGATCAAAAACCGGGTGGTATTATCCGACATGTCTTCGATGGATTCGCGGACTATATCCAGACCGTAGATCTCCGCAGCGATAGAAGAAGCGACCGCCGCGCAGGCCTCCTTTTTTTCCGCGACGATACTCGCCGCACGAGAAGTGGAAGGAGTTTCCGAAACTTCCACATGGGGAAGATTGGCTGCGATCCAATTCCTACATTGAGAATTGGCGATCTTGATACCGTACAATGTCTTGATTTTGGATAGATCGTGTTCGAAACCCAAGAGGTTCAAATGGATCTTGAGATAGATTTCGGAGTAAATATTTAGGTCGGAGACTAGAAACTGATCCAGAGTGGAATTCACGAGACCTTCGGAAGAATTTTCCACGGGAACCACACCGTAATCCGCCTTATCCGTTTCCACTGCACGAAAAACTTCGGGAATGGAAGGAAACTCGGAAGCTTCGACGGAAGTTCCGAATCTGGCACGCACCGCTTGGTGGGAAAAAGAACCTTCCGGCCCTAGGTATCCTACGGAGAGCCCTTTTTCTACGGAGAAAGAGCCTGACATGATTTCTCTATAAATCGCGACGAGAACCTTGTCGGGAAGAGGCCCGCCGTTTAGACTCAGGATCTTTTCGTATACGTCCTTTTCTCTGTCGGGGCGATAGATGGGCTCGTTATTTTCCCTTTTGATCTCTCCGATAGAAGACGCAATCTCCGCCCTGGCTTGGATCGCCTTGACGATTTCTTTGTCCAGGGAATCTATCTTGTCCCGGAATTCCTTTAACCTGTCGTTATTCTTGGCCATTCTCTATCAAATCGTCCAAACTTTCGAATTTTAATTCTTTCACTTCCACAGGAGCGGGCAGGTCCGTCAATTTGTTCAGCCCGAAATGGATCAAAAATTCCTTGG
This window harbors:
- the aroA gene encoding 3-phosphoshikimate 1-carboxyvinyltransferase produces the protein MIPRILRTSGREIEVPGDKSLSHRSVLFSVLAKGRTRVTGFLEAEDPINTMKAFSLLGLQTKKIGSKEYIFTSPGKSGLHSPQKELDFGNAGTGIRLSAGLLCGLSGIKARLTGDHSLQKRPMSRIIKPLTAMGASIQGKEDKAPLEIEGKKLSPFVYKSPIASAQVKSCLMLAAMASETSLEYEEDILSRDHTENMFRFLGNKIEYKNPLHFKIEPPYIFEARDFQVPGDISSAAFFLVLGVLLKEGSILVKNVGLNPSRIGILKALEAMGGKIVVHNRRIECGEPVGDLEAVSSNLRFSEIPEEWIPSLIDEIPILTIAGLFSQGGFSIRNAEELRAKESDRILAMVENLRSLGILVHEYADGYEIPEQGSNGISSEAGAWLSGKGGKILTKMDHRIAMSFMILRAVSGLPLSLDETSWIETSFPGFESLLEGIAG
- a CDS encoding prephenate dehydrogenase; amino-acid sequence: MRLEFRRVLIYGLGMMGASLSLALKKKSPDTEVVGVVGSPSSKEKGIQLGSADQIFTAEEFRASQKLESYDLVVFGVPVDKTVDLIRELPSHFQGLLTDMGSTKLEIVRAVESVLGEGHHYISSHPMCGSEESGLEFANPDLYENRLCILTRPKGASSTAYARVEDFWKFLGMWTTEIPAEDHDRILSYVSHVPHLISSLMTNWVWENECVRKFTDGSPVALTGGGFRDMTRIAGSNPKMWSAIFSSNQEEIFNALTDYRNRLDVLLSELDPKKPLDPAHWESFMERSRKDRDSILKKRNDSKNP
- the pheA gene encoding prephenate dehydratase, whose translation is MAKNNDRLKEFRDKIDSLDKEIVKAIQARAEIASSIGEIKRENNEPIYRPDREKDVYEKILSLNGGPLPDKVLVAIYREIMSGSFSVEKGLSVGYLGPEGSFSHQAVRARFGTSVEASEFPSIPEVFRAVETDKADYGVVPVENSSEGLVNSTLDQFLVSDLNIYSEIYLKIHLNLLGFEHDLSKIKTLYGIKIANSQCRNWIAANLPHVEVSETPSTSRAASIVAEKKEACAAVASSIAAEIYGLDIVRESIEDMSDNTTRFLIIGKNQCPPTGNDKTSVVFSIPDKPGSLYKVLKPFFDKEINLTKVESRPTRRTSWEYNFFIDFHGHKKDPIIEDVLNTLKENTIYLRILGSYPISPANP